One genomic segment of Natranaeroarchaeum aerophilus includes these proteins:
- a CDS encoding sensor histidine kinase, producing MSRVKSLISMSPLKISLGYLVFGILWVPGTDLLLAALVTTQAPPTAIGLAKSWIFITLSAVLIYLLSTIHRQQMSTAQTKLRAANEQLQVLHRVFRHNIRNDINVIQGYAEILTERLDCETDRDHARAVQQTAEGITAISEKLKMLESVDPTLSDEHVVDLVEIVKSEVEHAESGNVAVDITTDLPSRAWIDCDESIRYAVREVLENAVRHNERSPRQIHISLDRMDGAVSLDVEDNGPGIPDAELRSLDAGEETALVHASSVGLWLVRWVSQLHDGRVQFDTEDSGGTTVSFEFQAGSRTTLLDAGTSVNDRIEAVAD from the coding sequence ATGAGTCGCGTCAAGTCCCTGATCAGCATGTCGCCGCTGAAAATCTCGCTCGGGTACTTGGTATTCGGAATCCTCTGGGTCCCTGGCACGGACCTGCTGCTGGCCGCGCTCGTTACTACTCAGGCACCGCCGACTGCGATCGGACTGGCAAAAAGCTGGATCTTCATCACCCTTTCTGCCGTGTTAATCTACCTGCTCTCGACCATCCACCGCCAGCAGATGTCAACCGCCCAGACGAAGCTACGGGCTGCGAACGAACAACTGCAGGTGCTCCACCGCGTCTTTCGGCACAACATCCGAAACGACATCAACGTGATACAGGGGTACGCCGAGATCCTTACCGAGCGTCTGGACTGCGAAACGGACCGGGACCACGCCAGAGCGGTCCAGCAGACTGCCGAAGGGATCACGGCAATCAGCGAGAAGCTGAAGATGCTCGAAAGCGTCGATCCGACCCTCAGCGACGAGCACGTTGTTGATCTTGTCGAAATCGTCAAAAGCGAGGTCGAACACGCCGAGTCGGGGAATGTCGCCGTCGATATCACGACCGATCTCCCGTCCAGAGCGTGGATCGACTGCGACGAGTCGATCCGATACGCCGTTCGAGAAGTCCTCGAAAACGCGGTCAGGCACAACGAAAGATCTCCTCGTCAGATCCACATCTCGCTGGATCGGATGGACGGCGCGGTCTCGCTTGACGTCGAAGACAACGGTCCGGGAATCCCGGATGCGGAACTGCGATCACTCGATGCAGGCGAAGAGACTGCACTCGTCCACGCCAGCAGCGTCGGTCTGTGGCTGGTCAGGTGGGTGTCACAGCTTCACGACGGCCGGGTTCAGTTCGACACCGAGGATTCCGGCGGGACGACAGTCTCGTTCGAGTTTCAGGCAGGGTCCAGAACGACGCTCCTCGATGCCGGGACGAGCGTCAACGATCGGATCGAGGCGGTGGCCGACTGA
- a CDS encoding DUF7511 domain-containing protein: MNEPHELHEDESNQDLAELRAIIEEYDDEADECTIFPSDVPNDRETTTWISAKAGSFVALDDQQ; this comes from the coding sequence GTGAACGAACCACACGAGCTCCACGAAGACGAGAGCAACCAAGACCTCGCCGAGCTCCGCGCGATAATCGAAGAGTACGATGACGAAGCCGATGAGTGTACTATTTTTCCGTCCGACGTCCCGAATGATCGGGAGACGACCACCTGGATATCGGCGAAAGCGGGGTCGTTCGTAGCTCTCGACGACCAACAGTGA
- a CDS encoding SHOCT domain-containing protein, with amino-acid sequence MDERTAERFRENAVGIASTAVTGTWLAMLFLFPDSMAWLAFLLFGYIVIVPVTAMLFGDEEEMEEWVEEFDREEPTDADDEPQAESALETLRNRYARGELTDEQFERKLERLLETETLEDVEDRQQRRERQPEFER; translated from the coding sequence ATGGACGAGCGAACGGCGGAGCGGTTCCGCGAGAACGCTGTCGGGATCGCGTCGACAGCCGTTACCGGGACGTGGCTGGCGATGCTGTTTCTGTTCCCCGATAGCATGGCATGGCTGGCATTCCTGCTCTTTGGCTACATCGTTATTGTCCCCGTGACCGCGATGCTGTTCGGCGACGAAGAAGAGATGGAAGAATGGGTCGAGGAGTTTGATCGCGAAGAACCGACGGATGCGGACGACGAGCCACAGGCCGAAAGCGCACTCGAAACTCTTCGGAACCGATATGCGCGGGGGGAGCTGACGGACGAGCAGTTCGAGCGGAAGCTAGAGCGCTTGCTGGAAACGGAGACGCTCGAAGACGTCGAGGACAGACAGCAACGCAGGGAGCGCCAGCCGGAGTTCGAGCGCTGA
- a CDS encoding ZIP family metal transporter, translating to MVSVLEVSLIALAAGAATGIGALPILVTDRISHRTYDGAVGMAAGIMFGAAVFALIVPGLEFGGIGEVLGGFVVGGVALLAINRTLPHVHLRFRGPESHGTDDTTGLEDAENWRQAVLIAGSITIHNIPEGLAIGIAFASGLDTVGIALAIAIAVQNVPDGFAMAVPADRAGLSKGKTILYTTLSGAVPEPIAAALGFALVAIVSGLFPAAAGFAAGTMIAVVFREMIPSSHGHGFADLATLTFLTGFGVMLVVDTVLAV from the coding sequence ATGGTATCAGTCCTGGAGGTCTCGCTGATCGCGCTCGCTGCCGGTGCCGCCACGGGAATCGGCGCGCTGCCGATCCTGGTCACCGATCGGATCAGCCACCGGACCTACGACGGGGCTGTCGGCATGGCTGCAGGAATTATGTTCGGCGCGGCCGTGTTCGCCCTGATCGTGCCCGGCCTCGAATTCGGCGGCATCGGTGAGGTGCTGGGCGGGTTCGTGGTCGGCGGCGTCGCGTTGCTCGCGATCAACCGGACGCTCCCACACGTCCACCTTCGCTTTCGTGGTCCGGAATCGCACGGCACAGACGACACCACAGGGCTGGAGGACGCCGAGAACTGGCGACAGGCAGTGCTGATCGCCGGATCGATCACCATCCACAACATCCCCGAAGGCCTCGCGATCGGTATCGCGTTTGCCAGCGGTCTGGACACTGTGGGCATCGCACTCGCCATCGCCATCGCCGTCCAGAACGTGCCCGACGGGTTCGCGATGGCGGTGCCAGCCGACAGAGCGGGGCTCTCGAAAGGAAAGACCATCCTGTACACGACGCTTTCGGGGGCGGTCCCCGAGCCGATTGCGGCCGCTCTCGGGTTCGCGCTCGTGGCGATCGTCTCGGGACTGTTCCCCGCGGCCGCCGGATTCGCCGCGGGGACGATGATCGCCGTCGTCTTCCGGGAGATGATCCCCTCCAGTCACGGCCACGGCTTCGCCGATCTGGCGACGCTCACCTTCCTCACCGGCTTTGGCGTGATGCTCGTCGTCGATACCGTCCTCGCTGTCTGA
- a CDS encoding tRNA uridine(34) 5-carboxymethylaminomethyl modification radical SAM/GNAT enzyme Elp3 yields MSTESDATESEAFENACAELVDRILAGDVDREDLESAKLDVCSEFSSPKVPKHTELLDYAPQERREELEAVLQRKPVRTASGVSPVAIMTSPHNCPHGKCLYCPGGPGSEFSSSQSYTGHEPAAARGEQNDYDPYGQVTLRLHQLREIGHPVDKVELILMGGTMTARSHDYQEWFVKRALQAMNDYDLDAEPSPAEELSFAPDPEDVEFEYLEDVIARNETNEIRNIGTTFETKPDWCDPEQIDRMLDLGGTKVEVGVQTTFERINREMHRGHGAQASIDANRRLRDAAFKVGFHMMPGQPGMSHEMCLEDFRRLFEDEEWKPDYLKIYPTLIVRGTRTYDMWHDGEYDPLTNEEAAEIVAEIMSMIPRYTRLQRVQRDIPADFIDAGVWKSNLRQLAWKEMDNHGWECEDIRSREAGMNDEEPENIELDVMTYEASGGTEHFISFEDFEKDLLVGFCRLRFPNNPVRRELQDAALVRELHVYGSEAGIGKDAAGDQHQHKGYGRRLIETAEGLAADAGYDKVSVISGIGAREYYREKLGYYQDGPYVSKRL; encoded by the coding sequence ATGAGTACCGAGTCGGACGCCACGGAGAGCGAGGCGTTCGAGAACGCCTGTGCGGAGTTGGTTGATCGGATCCTCGCGGGGGACGTAGACCGAGAGGATCTTGAGAGCGCCAAGCTCGACGTCTGCTCGGAGTTTTCCTCGCCGAAGGTGCCCAAACATACCGAGCTACTGGACTACGCACCACAGGAGCGTCGCGAGGAACTGGAAGCCGTCCTGCAGCGCAAGCCGGTCAGGACGGCCTCGGGCGTCTCACCAGTGGCGATCATGACGAGCCCGCACAACTGCCCGCACGGGAAGTGTCTGTACTGTCCCGGCGGGCCGGGCTCGGAGTTTTCGAGCTCGCAGAGCTACACCGGCCACGAACCGGCGGCGGCCCGCGGCGAGCAAAACGACTACGACCCCTATGGGCAGGTCACCCTGCGGCTCCACCAGCTTCGGGAGATCGGCCACCCCGTCGACAAGGTCGAGTTGATCCTGATGGGCGGGACGATGACCGCCCGGAGCCACGACTACCAGGAGTGGTTCGTCAAGCGCGCCCTCCAGGCGATGAACGACTACGATCTGGACGCAGAGCCCTCGCCCGCCGAGGAACTGAGTTTCGCACCCGATCCCGAAGACGTCGAGTTCGAGTACCTCGAAGACGTCATCGCGAGAAACGAGACAAACGAGATCAGAAACATCGGGACGACCTTCGAGACGAAGCCCGACTGGTGCGATCCGGAACAGATCGACCGGATGCTCGATCTGGGCGGTACGAAAGTCGAGGTCGGCGTCCAGACGACGTTCGAGCGGATCAACCGCGAGATGCATCGGGGGCACGGCGCGCAGGCGTCGATCGACGCCAATCGACGGCTCCGGGACGCCGCGTTCAAGGTCGGCTTCCACATGATGCCCGGCCAGCCCGGCATGTCCCACGAGATGTGTCTCGAGGACTTCCGCCGGCTGTTCGAAGACGAGGAGTGGAAGCCCGATTACCTGAAGATCTACCCGACGCTGATCGTCCGCGGGACCCGGACCTACGACATGTGGCACGACGGCGAGTACGATCCGCTGACCAACGAGGAGGCCGCCGAGATCGTCGCCGAGATCATGTCGATGATCCCCCGGTACACCCGGCTCCAGCGCGTCCAGCGGGACATCCCAGCGGATTTCATCGACGCCGGGGTCTGGAAGTCCAACCTCCGCCAGCTCGCCTGGAAGGAGATGGACAACCACGGCTGGGAGTGTGAGGATATCCGGTCCCGTGAGGCGGGAATGAACGACGAGGAGCCCGAAAACATCGAGCTCGACGTGATGACCTACGAGGCAAGCGGCGGGACGGAACACTTCATCAGCTTCGAGGACTTCGAGAAGGATCTCCTGGTCGGCTTCTGTCGACTGCGGTTCCCGAACAACCCCGTACGCAGGGAGCTACAGGACGCCGCGCTGGTCCGTGAACTCCACGTGTACGGCAGTGAGGCGGGGATCGGCAAGGATGCAGCGGGTGACCAGCACCAGCACAAGGGGTATGGCCGCCGCCTGATCGAGACCGCAGAAGGGCTGGCTGCCGACGCAGGCTACGACAAAGTCAGCGTGATCAGCGGCATCGGTGCCCGCGAGTACTACCGGGAGAAACTCGGCTACTATCAGGACGGGCCGTACGTGAGCAAGCGGCTGTAG
- a CDS encoding DHH family phosphoesterase, translating into MSNCIICGKPVDGLVCSTHEEDVAFEFRGNSPDQLTPNRYYRGQVDGFAEFGVFVNIGDSVTGLLHRSELDQRLDSLDWDTGDDMYVKVKSVRDNGDVDLGWSIRQEDRDFRGRLVDAPSGDKVHEEDESGNADKSSATVDDTTPDTTETVTPNGGTTQAEQQTEDATTAVDEAVETLVDESDEGDDEADDAESDLEDVEPDDEKEPDDHAEPDDAEPDSDDESADDVAAETIERSGIDTLDDRVGDRVRIEGEVVSVRQTSGPTIFELRDETGTVECAAFEEAGVRAYPDIETDDFVRLDGEVELRREELQVETEALIELTGGERAVVEDRLNAALSEAARPDEIDLLADHDAVAAVEDGIEAASTAIRRAIMVGRPIVVRHSATADGYAAGAALERAALPLIREEHDRQDAVYNYFNRRPLEGHIYDMEAATNDVTNMLEARERHGEQLPLVVLVDVGSTKESRDGYELLDVYDVERVVLDTHAPDEGVDSAVDTFVSAEDVTTPAIAANVAAAVNPDVRADLEHVPAVGYWEAAPEQYVELASEAGYDTEAVQELREAIALEAFYQTYRDKRELITDLLFERAEGLAGHVSEQFRTKLDTEIGTAERNLTTREAKGVHFAVLDTDAYTHQYDFPTTTLLVDALHRRESEELGTPLVTLGVDDDEIHVRSSVGLDVREIAGHAAERADNAAVSAVGGRDGHIEFLAGGRDDVLEAVIASIASEL; encoded by the coding sequence ATGAGCAACTGTATCATCTGTGGCAAGCCCGTGGATGGGCTCGTCTGTAGCACACACGAAGAGGACGTCGCGTTCGAGTTCCGTGGGAACTCCCCGGATCAGCTCACACCGAACCGGTATTACAGGGGACAGGTCGATGGCTTCGCCGAGTTCGGCGTCTTCGTCAACATCGGCGACAGTGTCACTGGGCTCCTCCACCGCAGCGAACTCGACCAGCGACTCGACAGCCTCGACTGGGATACCGGCGACGACATGTACGTCAAGGTCAAATCGGTTCGCGACAACGGCGACGTCGACCTGGGCTGGTCGATCCGGCAGGAGGATCGGGATTTCCGCGGCCGACTGGTTGACGCACCGAGCGGAGACAAAGTGCACGAGGAGGACGAGTCGGGAAACGCCGATAAGTCGTCGGCAACGGTCGACGACACAACACCTGACACCACGGAGACGGTGACACCGAACGGTGGCACGACGCAGGCAGAACAACAGACCGAGGACGCGACGACGGCAGTCGACGAGGCAGTCGAGACGCTCGTCGACGAGTCTGACGAAGGGGACGACGAGGCGGACGACGCGGAGTCGGACCTCGAAGATGTCGAACCGGACGACGAGAAAGAGCCGGACGACCATGCCGAGCCGGATGATGCGGAGCCGGACAGCGACGACGAGTCGGCAGACGATGTCGCGGCGGAGACGATCGAACGCTCCGGGATCGACACCCTCGACGATCGTGTGGGCGATCGCGTCCGGATCGAGGGCGAAGTCGTGAGTGTCCGACAGACCAGCGGGCCGACGATCTTCGAACTGCGAGACGAGACCGGCACCGTCGAGTGTGCCGCCTTCGAGGAAGCGGGCGTTCGAGCCTATCCCGACATCGAGACCGACGACTTCGTCAGACTCGACGGCGAGGTCGAGCTCCGACGTGAGGAACTGCAGGTCGAAACCGAAGCCCTGATCGAACTGACCGGCGGCGAGCGCGCGGTCGTCGAGGACCGTCTGAACGCCGCCCTTTCCGAGGCTGCCCGGCCCGACGAGATCGACCTGCTGGCCGACCACGACGCCGTCGCTGCGGTCGAAGACGGGATCGAGGCCGCCAGCACGGCGATCCGCCGTGCCATCATGGTCGGTCGACCGATCGTCGTCCGGCACAGCGCGACCGCCGACGGCTACGCGGCCGGTGCCGCGCTCGAACGCGCCGCGCTCCCGCTGATCCGCGAGGAACACGACCGACAGGACGCGGTCTACAACTACTTCAACCGACGACCGCTCGAAGGCCACATCTACGACATGGAGGCCGCGACCAACGACGTGACGAACATGCTGGAAGCCCGTGAGCGACACGGCGAACAGCTACCTCTGGTCGTGCTCGTAGACGTCGGCAGCACGAAAGAGTCCAGAGACGGCTACGAACTGCTGGACGTCTACGACGTCGAACGTGTCGTTCTCGACACCCACGCGCCGGACGAGGGTGTCGATTCAGCCGTCGACACCTTCGTTTCCGCCGAGGACGTCACGACGCCCGCAATCGCGGCGAACGTCGCTGCGGCGGTCAATCCCGACGTTCGCGCGGATCTCGAACACGTCCCCGCAGTTGGGTACTGGGAAGCCGCTCCCGAGCAGTACGTCGAGCTTGCCAGCGAAGCGGGCTACGACACCGAGGCAGTGCAGGAACTTCGCGAAGCCATTGCGCTGGAAGCGTTCTACCAGACCTATCGTGACAAACGCGAGCTCATCACGGATCTGCTGTTCGAGCGCGCCGAAGGGCTCGCCGGGCACGTCAGCGAGCAGTTCCGAACGAAACTCGACACCGAGATCGGGACGGCCGAGCGGAACCTGACCACGCGGGAGGCGAAGGGAGTCCACTTCGCGGTCCTCGATACCGACGCGTACACCCACCAGTATGACTTCCCGACGACGACGCTGCTCGTCGACGCACTCCACCGGCGCGAGAGCGAGGAGCTGGGGACGCCACTCGTGACGCTCGGCGTCGACGACGACGAGATCCACGTGCGTAGCTCGGTTGGCCTCGACGTCCGCGAGATCGCCGGACACGCCGCAGAGCGAGCCGACAACGCGGCCGTCTCCGCAGTCGGCGGGCGTGACGGTCACATCGAGTTCCTCGCGGGCGGCCGTGATGACGTGCTCGAAGCCGTCATCGCATCGATCGCGAGCGAGCTGTAA
- the rqcH gene encoding ribosome rescue protein RqcH, whose amino-acid sequence MDQKQELTSVDLAALVSEFGAYEGAKVDKAYLYGDDFLRLKMRDFDRGRVELLVEISDVKRAHLAAPEHVPDAPGRPPNFAMMLRNRLSGADFAGVEQYEFDRILSFEFERDDENTTIITELFGPGNIAVVDANREVVDCLDTVRLKSRTVAPGAQYEFPESQVHPLTMSYEAFVAMMDDSDSDVVRTLATQLNFGGLYAEELCTRAGIDKTTEIGEADESVYEPLYAAIDELAIELRTGGLDPRVYYEETDGESRRRVDVTPIPLEEYDHLDSEAFDTFNAAIDDYFYQLDLTEEEENSGETQRPDFENEIEKQKRIIEQQEGAIEGFEQDAEAEREKAESLYANYDLVDDILSTIQSARADDVPWDEIEATFEQGAEQGIAEAEAVQQLDADEGFVTVDIDGVDVRLDASEGVEHNADRLYREAKRIEDKKEGALAAIEDTREALEDVKQRRDEWERRQEQDDMDEDGGDEETDRDWLSMPSIPVRSSEQWYERFRWFRTTDGYLVIGGRNADQNEELVKKYLDKGDRFFHAQAHGGPVTILKATDPSEAARDVDIPDSSEQEAAQFAVSYSSVWKDGRYSGDVYAVDHDQVSKTPESGEFLEKGGFAIRGDREYFRDVEIGAAVGITCEPSTRVIGGPPAAVRAHAETVIEVEPGRYAQGDVAKRIYRQFRERFADTSFVRKVASPDLIQHFLPPGGSRMLDE is encoded by the coding sequence ATGGACCAGAAGCAGGAGCTGACGAGCGTCGATCTCGCCGCCCTCGTCTCCGAGTTCGGAGCCTACGAGGGGGCGAAAGTCGACAAAGCCTATCTCTACGGCGATGACTTCCTCCGGCTCAAGATGCGGGATTTCGACCGCGGACGTGTCGAGTTGCTGGTCGAGATCAGCGACGTGAAACGTGCCCATCTCGCCGCGCCCGAGCACGTCCCCGACGCGCCGGGACGACCGCCGAACTTCGCGATGATGCTACGAAATCGTCTTTCGGGGGCCGATTTCGCCGGTGTCGAACAGTACGAGTTCGATCGTATCCTCAGTTTCGAGTTCGAGCGCGACGACGAGAACACCACGATCATCACCGAGCTGTTCGGTCCGGGGAACATCGCGGTCGTCGACGCGAATCGCGAGGTAGTCGACTGTCTCGACACCGTCCGACTGAAATCCCGGACCGTCGCCCCCGGCGCACAGTACGAGTTCCCGGAGTCGCAGGTCCATCCGCTCACGATGTCTTACGAGGCCTTTGTCGCGATGATGGACGACTCCGATTCCGATGTCGTCAGGACCCTCGCCACCCAGCTCAACTTCGGCGGGCTCTACGCGGAGGAGCTCTGCACCCGTGCCGGGATCGACAAAACGACCGAGATCGGCGAGGCCGACGAGTCAGTGTACGAGCCGCTGTACGCCGCCATCGACGAACTCGCGATCGAGCTGCGAACTGGTGGGCTCGATCCACGCGTCTACTACGAGGAGACGGATGGGGAGAGTCGGCGGCGGGTCGACGTGACGCCGATTCCGCTGGAGGAGTACGATCACCTCGACAGCGAGGCGTTCGACACGTTCAACGCGGCCATCGACGACTACTTCTATCAGCTCGATCTGACCGAGGAAGAGGAGAACTCGGGGGAGACACAGCGTCCGGACTTCGAAAACGAGATCGAGAAACAGAAACGAATTATCGAACAGCAAGAAGGTGCGATCGAGGGATTCGAGCAAGACGCCGAGGCCGAACGCGAGAAAGCCGAATCGCTGTATGCCAACTACGATCTGGTTGATGACATACTCTCGACGATTCAGTCGGCCCGCGCCGACGACGTGCCGTGGGACGAGATAGAAGCGACGTTCGAACAGGGGGCGGAGCAAGGAATCGCAGAGGCCGAAGCCGTCCAGCAGCTCGACGCCGACGAAGGGTTCGTCACCGTCGATATCGACGGCGTCGACGTCCGTCTCGACGCGAGCGAGGGGGTCGAACACAACGCCGACCGACTGTATCGGGAGGCAAAGCGCATCGAGGACAAGAAAGAAGGCGCGCTGGCGGCCATCGAGGACACCCGCGAGGCGCTCGAAGACGTCAAGCAGCGCCGCGACGAGTGGGAGCGACGACAGGAGCAAGACGATATGGACGAGGATGGCGGCGACGAAGAGACGGATCGCGACTGGCTCTCCATGCCGTCGATCCCCGTCCGTAGCTCCGAGCAGTGGTACGAGCGGTTCCGCTGGTTCCGCACGACCGACGGCTATCTCGTGATCGGCGGCCGGAACGCGGACCAGAACGAGGAACTGGTGAAAAAGTATCTCGACAAGGGAGATCGGTTCTTCCACGCGCAGGCCCACGGCGGCCCCGTGACGATTCTCAAGGCTACGGATCCAAGCGAAGCGGCACGGGATGTCGACATCCCTGACTCCAGCGAGCAGGAGGCCGCACAGTTCGCGGTATCCTACTCGTCGGTCTGGAAGGATGGCCGGTACTCGGGAGACGTCTACGCAGTCGATCACGACCAGGTCTCGAAGACGCCCGAGAGCGGCGAGTTTCTGGAGAAAGGCGGCTTTGCGATCCGTGGCGACCGGGAGTACTTCCGGGACGTCGAGATCGGTGCCGCGGTCGGGATTACCTGTGAACCGTCGACGCGAGTGATCGGTGGGCCACCCGCCGCGGTTCGCGCGCACGCCGAGACTGTGATCGAGGTCGAACCAGGCAGGTACGCACAGGGGGACGTGGCAAAACGGATCTACCGGCAGTTCCGCGAGCGCTTCGCGGATACCTCCTTCGTCCGGAAGGTCGCGAGCCCCGATCTGATCCAGCATTTCCTGCCGCCGGGCGGGAGTCGAATGCTGGACGAATAA